The Ipomoea triloba cultivar NCNSP0323 chromosome 14, ASM357664v1 region tgaaagtcaatCACATAAACAACAATTTTTAACTGTTATCTTATATATCAAAGACAATCATTGTCGATTAAATGTTGTTGAAAGTTATATATCAAAGACAACCAATATTGTTAAAAGTTAAGCGCATAGACAACGATGTTTAACCGTTGTCTAACAAAAGACAACATTTAAAAACCATTGTCcgctgtatatatatatatatatatatatatatatatatatatatatatatatatatatatatatattaaagacaATAGTTAAAatcattgtattttaatttgtcaCACGTTCATAGACAACAGTTGAAAACTCTTGTCTTTATTCATAACGACAATGATTTTAAACCATTGTCTTTAACCAGTTTCGATTTAAAGCatagtataataataacaatttatcCAAATACCATAAATACAAAAGCAACAATTCATCAGTACAATCATCATCTACTTCAAAATacaaataagtatttcaaaatacacaacaattcatcataaactttaaaatacaATCAATAATTCATTAGTACAATCACCAAGTCTAAATATTATTGTTGACAAAATTATGACCGAATGCATTATTCACTCTAGTCTCATTCGGAACGCACTATATCAATATCTATTTTGTTGTAAACAACTTGTTGGAACTACATGTCAATAATATGTCCTATATTAGTTAACATAACCACAATATCACACACAAAATTTGCAATGTAAATATTTTAGAACAAATATATTTgagatattatttattttcttggttaaattacaataaaaaataaccATGCatttagataaaataaaataggaataaGGCTCAAATTGGCCATGAAcgtaacttgaaagtgcaattaggccattgaacaaaaaaaagtacaattaagccactgaacactccaaatgtatgcaatttcacctgatagcaggttaccatgcaTTTtttcaggttacttgcttacgtggacggtgagttgtcattttaaaataatttttaataataaactgttaaaataaaaaattaaaataattaaaaaaaaaaaaaacacatctgCGGCCACCCCTCCCCTTTAATAATACTCTTACCACCTTGAAAGGAACCtgtggatgaatcaaatttaaataattaattaattcattcatttattttattattattattattattattattattattattaccaaaactcaacttctttcacaaaacaacttttgctttattatggtgtgtgtgtgtgtttNtatatatatatatatatatatatatatatatatatatatatatatatatatatatatatattaaagacaATAGTTAAAatcattgtattttaatttgtcaCACGTTCATAGACAACAGTTGAAAACTCTTGTCTTTATTCATAACGACAATGATTTTAAACCATTGTCTTTAACCAGTTTCGATTTAAAGCatagtataataataacaatttatcCAAATACCATAAATACAAAAGCAACAATTCATCAGTACAATCATCATCTACTTCAAAATacaaataagtatttcaaaatacacaacaattcatcataaactttaaaatacaATCAATAATTCATTAGTACAATCACCAAGTCTAAATATTATTGTTGACAAAATTATGACCGAATGCATTATTCACTCTAGTCTCATTCGGAACGCACTATATCAATATCTATTTTGTTGTAAACAACTTGTTGGAACTACATGTCAATAATATGTCCTATATTAGTTAACATAACCACAATATCACACACAAAATTTGCAATGTAAATATTTTAGAACAAATATATTTgagatattatttattttcttggttaaattacaataaaaaataaccATGCatttagataaaataaaataggaataaGGCTCAAATTGGCCATGAAcgtaacttgaaagtgcaattaggccattgaacaaaaaaaagtacaattaagccactgaacactccaaatgtatgcaatttcacctgatagcaggttaccatgcaTTTtttcaggttacttgcttacgtggacggtgagttgtcattttaaaataatttttaataataaactgttaaaataaaaaattaaaataattaaaaaaaaaaaaaacacatctgCGGCCACCCCTCCCCTTTAATAATACTCTTACCACCTTGAAAGGAACCtgtggatgaatcaaatttaaataattaattaattcattcatttattttattattattattattattattattattattattaccaaaactcaacttctttcacaaaacaacttttgctttattatggtgtgtgtgtgtgttttttttttattttaaaattttaaagtattttaataatttattattaaaaattattttaaaatgttaattcaCCGTCCATGTAAGCAAATAACCTGGttaaatggatggtaacctgctatcatgtgaaattgcatacatttggagggttcaatggcctaattgcactttttcttggttcagtggcctaattgcattttcaagttacgttcagtggccaatttgaaccttattctaataaaataaagtacattaaaacaattaaataattaattaaaatacaaaaaagcTTGAAATTATAAACTTTCCTTCTAGAATGTGGAATTTTCCCTAATCCTATTCCGATTCATATTATTACAGcccgtttggttgggaggagggaattagggggggaaagaattgtaattcggtgaataaagtaggaattgcaattacagtgtttggtatgcagaaatatgggtgcagggaattgaaagggaataaattatacaatgactgaaatgcccttatgtaataataataataataataataataagctataaatattaaattatataggATGTACTAATTAACTATAAGTTGGATTATCTCTTAAAATGGCATGATAATTAGCCTAATATCTCATTagcttaaataataataataataataataattattattattattatagaagcAACTTCAacataatacataaaataaagagAACAGATGACAGTGATGAGGCCTGTGTAATGTTAGAAGGGCAAAAGGGTCTTGACAGTAGCTTTTTTTCTCCAATTCCACGCTGAATTAGAATTCTTAGGGCGAGGCTATGAATTAGAATTCagcatttggagggaattgatTCCCTCCAATCAAACGGCGTAATTGTAGCatccattgaattgcaattcaactaCCCCTAAATTacattgaaccaaacatgcaCTTACATCGAATTTACTATTTACCCTTTATAAGGGTTTCGTCGAATAGTGCATTGAAACGCTACCGCCATTTCCAGTCCAGTCGTAGCCTCGTAGGCATTTTTCTTGCGGGTCAAGAAAGTGCCAAATTTCCTTTTGAGAACAGGTAAGTTTCTttatattgttttgtttagGATTTCccagattgttttttttttgttatttttgaactgggattctttaatttacaaaaaagttTGAATCTTGATTATTGATTCTTGATTCTTGGTCCCTTTTGTTTGACCTAATCCGACTAGGGTTTTGAGGATTCAACAATGGCGGTCTCGGGAAGTGACTATAGAGATAAACGGGCACGGGAAAACAGTGATTATTTTCCCTTTGAGTGTTCTAAGCCAAAGTACAAGCGACGAAATGTATCTGCAAGGCGTGATTTTCCAAAGGGGATTGTTCAATTTGTGTCTGAGCCAGAAGAATTGGAAGCTATGGAATCTGGTAATCCTGTAGGATTTTATCGAGGCTCCTCTGTTAAGTCCAATCATGTTGTGAAGGGCAAAAGTGAGTCTAAACCAGAAGAATTGGGGGCCGTAGAATCTGGTGTTTTATCTGAGCCTATTAATGAACTACCAGAAAAAATTGTAGTTGCTAGAAGAAAGGTATATGCAAGGCGGGATTTTCCGGAGGCGTTTTATGCGAATTCGAGTCGTTTTGTGAAGGTGGATAGGGAGGAGAGTGAGTCTGAACCCGAAGAACTCGAGGTGATAGGCTCTTATCATGATCCCAAGGCTTTTTGTGCCAATTCGAGTCATTTTGTGAAGGTGGATAGGGAGGATAGTGAATCTAAACCACAAGAACTCGAGGCTATTGACtctgatggtgatgatgatcccgAGCCTTTTTATGCGAATTCCAGTCATTTTGTGAAGGTGGATAGGGAGGATAGTGAAGCTGAACCAGAAGAACTCGAGGCTATAGACTCTGATGATGACCCCGAGGGTTTTTTTGCCCGTTGCAGTCAATTTATGAATGTGGATAGGGAGGAGACCCAATCTGACCCCGAAGAACTCGAGGCAATAAACTCTGATGATGACCCTAAGGCTTTTCGTGCCAATGTGGATAGGGAGGAGATTGAATCTGACCCGGAAGAACTCGAGGCAATAgactctgatgatgatgatcttgCCACAACGAACCCCAATCATGTAGCAGAGGTAGAAAAGACCGAAATACCCTGTGAATTGGAAGAAATCGATGGATCTTCAAATGCCAAACCAATCTGCAGTGCTGACAAAACGGAACCAGAGATCCCAAAGGACACACAGAATCAAGAACCCGTTAATCAGGTCGTTGGAAGCACCGAGCCTCTTGGTTCAAGCAGCACGCAGGAAAAGCGGGGAGATTATTTACAGCATTTGCTAGCTTCTCTTGATCAATTGGCAGCCACTCTTATGCAGATGAAACAACAGGGAGCATTCAAGAAAAAGTCTGCAGATGTTTGATGACAACTCTGATGATTCCTtgttatatatatctttatatgTAGGCTGCCACTCTTTATGAGATTTTGTACTATTAGGCATTCAAGAAAAGTACTTATGGTTTAAAACACATATCTTCTTGATGAATATACACAATATTATGATAAACTAATAGAGGAATCTATAGTTGTAAATAAGAACTAAATACCATCTATACATATGGATTACAATAGAGTAGATTCTCAAAttggttccttgactatagCTATTTGTTAATTTGTGTCATCCTCGTTTTGGTCCTTAAAATGAAGGACAAATTCGTCATTTTAGTTGGTTTCCTCCTATTCATCATAGATGAAAAAATTATCACACAAGAATAACCCTAAATCACAAATCTTACATTTTGCTTTATTAAAGCAACAAAATGAGGTACCATTGTCTTTCTGGTCCTTAAAATGAAGGGCAAATTCGTCATTTTAATTTTCCTCCTACTCATCGTTATTGAGAAAATGACCATACAAGAATAACCCTAAATCATGAATCTTACATTCTGCTTTATTAAATCAACGGGATGGGAGAATGAAGGGAAACAATTGAAATGACCGATTTGTCTTTCATTTTAATTGATTGACCGAAACCTTAACTGGGAACTAATAGTGGCGTAAAAAGACGAGAACACGAATTAACAAATGGCAATAGTCAATAGAGAAATTTAAGAATTTACTCATTACAATACTTTATTCGAATCACTCTTAAGTAGACTTAGTAACTTTGTTCGAGACTCACGACTATATTGACTTGTTTAACATTTCGAAAGAGGGTGTACTAAACAACCAGTACAACTTTTATTGTTaccaccaccacaacaacaacaacgataacaacaacaacaacaacatactTAAGCTAAATCATCTCAAGCAAATGGAGGGGTATAGTGGATCAAATCTGTTCATCATGTTTTGAGGAGGTATTCATCCACATCTCTAGCAACATTCATCAGAAACTCAACATGGGAGTGTGGGGTTGGCACATTGTCATTTGCCTTCTCATATTCCAGGGTCCATTTCACTGAGTTCCCACAGGCCTGCAGAGTGGCTCTAAAAGACTTGAAGTAATTTGTAACCTCTCCACCAATGAGAGCAAAGGTAACTGACCTATTTTCCTCATCAACAGCATCAATCTTGTCCTTTGCAATCACATTACCCCCTACACTTTGCAAAATAAGATTGTAAAACAATTCCACAAAGAAGTTCTCAGGTTTAAGTCTTATCCCAATTAACGTTGGATATAAtttgttgaacagatactatggATATGTTAGAgcgtattaaaaaaaaaaactgttccAAATACATGAGAGAAGCAGAATAAGTAACCATAAGTATGGTTCCCTCATAGAATTAAGCTGGAAAAGATCCGCACTATCTCAACTCATCAATACCTCatgattatatacatacatataatgaACTATATACAACTTATAAGCATATATTTTACCCAGCATGCACATAATATAAAGCATATATGGATATATGATcatatttttttaccaaacaaattaaaacatatatatatatatatatatatatatatatatatatatatatataaagcatatacatacatacatacatatgtatgtatgtatgtatgtatgtatgtatgtatagaatAAGAAAAATGACTAgtgtcctttaaaaaaaattaaactttttgtGACAtgtcttaattttattaattttttttagaaggaacatttgtaaaatatatatagtttttttttcccaagTCAATCAAAATATGTTATGTAAAAAACGAGTAAAACGTAAAAGTACATATAATATTACTCTAAAACTATGGATTGCACAATTAGAGATATAAACCGGGTCAACTCATCTGATTTTTTGCTAGCCCTATCAGATTGTTGGATTTATCAGGGCcgtaattataaatttttacatacataaatcaaataaagtgtgaataaaatgaaactgaccTAAGATGTATGTCCAAAGTCTGACAGAACCAACACTCTTTCCATCTCCTTCAAGCACTTGAACACTGCGAATCTTGGCAGGGCATATCTTTGGCAACAGCCTTGAATTGTTCAAGTAAATATCAAAGAACTTTTTTGAAGCTGATTTTATCTGTGTTTCAACCTCAAGCTTCCATATTTGAGCCATGATAGATTTCTCAATCCTGCTAAAGGAATGAAATTCTATGCTCTGATGATATGCCAATTGTGAAGCACGTACTGAAgatttatatatgcatgtgcaaaaaaaaaaaaaagtgagtttGGCCTTAATGGTTTTAGCATAAGGTATAATTATTATTCCAgccgcaataatgattgatagtTTGTACCCTTTTTCACAACAAAAAATTGTGGTGGGGGTATTTTATTCATGTTAGACCTGGTGAAGTGACAACACCTTTTAAAGGTGAGGTAGAGATTCTGAGAGTAACAACTAACGAGAtttcattaataatataatagttaaAGTGTTTATCCCTCAAAAAGGATGGAATTGCATTCACATGTAGTATTGTcacttcaaatttattaaagaGAGAGAGGAGTGAAGAAATTGAGATATCTTGTTTTGAATTGTTTTTTCTTATATACATTTTGggaaagatttaaaaaaaaaaaagagttggtgTGCGTGCGCGCACCAACGGATGGGTGGAGTGCATGCACCAGCTAGGTGCGTCAGGGTGGTGACTAATTGGCAGCCGTCCtttgagcttttttttttttttttttttttttaagattttaaagaTGGGGATGCTTTAATCTTGAAAGATTGCAAAATTTGCAAagctttcaaatttatttttcttaaacaaAAGGATTTCAAATGTacagttgttgttgttgtttgaaAATTAGTcgaaattgtagagaatagagTAAATAGTGAGTGCATTACAAATATGTATGCAATGAAGCTCATTTTCAAAAGTAAGAGTATATTATGAGAATGTGGATAATCTTGGTTTCGACACAAGGTATAATTCTAGTGGCAATAATGGTTAACAAGTTGTACtgcatttaaaaataatattattttactaatGGTGGATTTAATGAAATGACAAATGCTCTTTAAAGGTGAAACTAGATCGAGATTCTAAGAGTGAAGTGAAATTTCAATAATAATGATTTCGACATAAGGTATAATTCTGAGAACAATAACTATTGATATATAATTGTTTTGTGAATAATGTGTAACAAGAATTTCACTTTGGAGCTGTGCCACTTGTGTTCCATGGCATAGGATAGTGATTTGTATATATGTTGGCAGACAAATTGAGATCTAGTAGAACATTTTCTTATTCCAAATGGGAAAAAAGAAGAACATTTCCTTTtatgaaaagaaataaattttccACTTGAGCAAACATTTTCTATAATTGTGAGATTCAACCTGCCAGCCCTATAGAGTCGGTCCGATTAGTTTATCGGGCTaattttttgggttttaattatgtaatttttttagcTTTACGGGTTAGCCTATCGGGTTCAAAcacaattgacatccctaattaCTATCATCACAATATTATTAAGGAGAATAATTTACCTTGTAAGCTAAACCTCTTATCGTCTAACAAAAGAAGTCCATTATATTGTACTTCCCACGGTGGAAATGGGAATCATATTCTTTATTGATGTGTTTCACATCCAAAACAACAATAAGAGCATACAAGAAGCTTCAAAGGCTTACCTTAATGTTAAAAGTGTGGGttttattgtatgtatatattcattttacttttttactaTTAGGATTAAAAGAatgaatctttttaatttttgtttctttctccTCTATCCCATTAATGAGTGAGAGGTGTAGTATAgctgaaatatatatatgagagcAAGAATTTCTATATAGAGTTCTATTACTGATCAACCGCTTCTACAAAGTACACGAATGGATGTATTGATAGGCCGGAATACAAAAGATAATTCTAGCTAGAGCAGGACGGTTAAAAGtaaagttataataatattcatagatcgATGGAATAAGAATCCTAAAGCT contains the following coding sequences:
- the LOC116004217 gene encoding uncharacterized protein LOC116004217, whose product is MAVSGSDYRDKRARENSDYFPFECSKPKYKRRNVSARRDFPKGIVQFVSEPEELEAMESGNPVGFYRGSSVKSNHVVKGKSESKPEELGAVESGVLSEPINELPEKIVVARRKVYARRDFPEAFYANSSRFVKVDREESESEPEELEVIGSYHDPKAFCANSSHFVKVDREDSESKPQELEAIDSDGDDDPEPFYANSSHFVKVDREDSEAEPEELEAIDSDDDPEGFFARCSQFMNVDREETQSDPEELEAINSDDDPKAFRANVDREEIESDPEELEAIDSDDDDLATTNPNHVAEVEKTEIPCELEEIDGSSNAKPICSADKTEPEIPKDTQNQEPVNQVVGSTEPLGSSSTQEKRGDYLQHLLASLDQLAATLMQMKQQGAFKKKSADV
- the LOC116004979 gene encoding MLP-like protein 34, which produces MAQIWKLEVETQIKSASKKFFDIYLNNSRLLPKICPAKIRSVQVLEGDGKSVGSVRLWTYILGGNVIAKDKIDAVDEENRSVTFALIGGEVTNYFKSFRATLQACGNSVKWTLEYEKANDNVPTPHSHVEFLMNVARDVDEYLLKT